The nucleotide sequence ttatttctactCGAGTTTATCTAGATGCAATTATGCATGCATATTATGATAATAAAAGCAAACATAAGATGAATAATAATACAATTAAAAAGCTACTAAACTTTGAACACAGAAACATCTTCAAAAAGATTCTGGTTGTGTTATATGGGAACCATAGCATCATACTAAGGAAAAGAACTAAGCAGAAAGCACATTACCCTTATTTTCTTGGAGCCAATGTAACATAGTTTTAGCAtcccaagaaagaaggagaTTAGTATAACGGGCATGAATGACTTTATATTGAAAGTATAATAATGCTTCTAAGAACATTTCTTACTTCAGTAAAGCATCCCGCCAAGAAGGTTCCAAATAGAAGCAGTAGTTTAGATCCAAATCTTTTAGTGTTGTATTCTCATCAATTTCAATTTTGTCTGCAGAGCGTCCCAGGGATGACCCTTTCAAATCAAATCTTCGATGAATTCTCAATTCTGTGCAAAACATGTTTCCCATTACTACGAACCGGAACTGCCATTTAGAAAGAATAAAGAATGAAAAGCTGCTTTAACTCTGCGAATGCAACATTGATGCTCCATAAAGAATGACATCACTATTAAGATATGAAAGGCAAACCTCCAAGAGTGCGGCAATAATGTGCCAAACTTACTTCTAAAACCAACTAGAGTACCTAAGGCACATTTTACTGAGCATAGGGATTACCTTTTGCCCACTGGAAGGTTTCACCCTGTGGAGACCAAAAAATTTAGTTATGAGTGTATTCTCATATGTACGCACGTGATGGAAATAGTTTGGAAGCATCTGCAAAAGAACCTACACAATTATAAACTATTAGTAACTTCAGATTGTTCATGATTCTGAATAATCTAATCACGCAAAAATATCATCCGAAAGCTATATGCTTATGTGCTAGTGAGTTGTAAAACTGACAAATTGACCAAAGAACAGAATATTTCCAGGAAGCAAATATGATAAAGGATCAGTACACATATATAGAAGTGGATACATCTAACAAATAATATTTGTAAAACTAAATTCCAGGCTATGCATCTAGTGAGTTGATAACTGACAAATTGACCAAAGAACAGAACATTTCCAGGAAGCAAATATTATAAAGGATCAGCATACATATATAGAAGTGGATATTCTATCTAACAAATAATATTTGTAAAACTAAATTCCAGGCTATGCATCACCataagagaggaaaaaagatgCATAAAATCAAGCATATCAGTCTCCCTTCAATTAGACTAGCACtaagagcaaataaaacaagttAATTTTCTGTATATTACATAATAATATTGAACTGGATTGAACAGAATCTTGGATATCCAGAAGAGATGATAAATTTGGGAAATCAAAAATTTGGGAAATCAAAAATTTGGGATGCCAGTCTTTATTGCAGCAAAAGTTTAAGATTATCACAAATATGGTGGCCATCCTCCAAAGTAATGATCATATCTCTGAAATAACTGTCATCATAACATGATCAACACTCATTTGACAACTAAAAGGTTGACTAGGTTTGCTTTTAGCTGACAGGCACCGAAAGGCTGAAATCTGAATACATAGATTCAGAAACATAGTTCTCATACACCAAGTATGTTTTTCGAATAATAACTTCATCATACAAAATATAACAGTAGGTATATACAAAACAGATTGATGCTTTTGTATCTTATAATAGCATGGAATCAGATTTTCCTTTGAAATAAATTCCACTTTTAACTATTGTCCACCTACTACATATAGATCTATATGATATTTGAGGAGACAAGCACCTGTACTTCAGATTTGCGGAGTGTCTTGATCATGAACCGGTCATcttgagaaagaaaaaagacacTACCACTCTTCCCAGGAGAAGAAAGTTCTCTAAGTGCTGCATTTCCACAAATGGACATCATATAATCTGCAGCATCTATCTTAAACATCTCCCTCAAGTTTCTGCAATCAAAAGATGAAAGAAATATATACAAATAAACCTTATGTTAAGACACGTTTGTCTAGTACAATCATATTCAAACATACACCACTATATGCCTCCAGAAATGAAGATGCACCAAACATAAGTacataagaaaataaatctgTTTCAAAGCAGTGTGAGAAAAGCCTGACCAAACCAGCCTGCTGAATGAGGTCAGCTCTGTTTTCGACCAGCTAGAAATATGCTTGACGAGGGAAGCTTTGTTCCTAGAACCAGTTGAACTGCATTAACTAGCTAATTTCAAGTGAGTCAGCCAGGTCAGAACTGCATGGATCTTGTGGCCTTTTTCTAGATGAAAAACTTAATATGAAATCCGACATATCTGCTAACGGGGTGCTGGCACAAATATTTTATATGTAAACAAGCAAACCAACCACCCCGGTATTAGTTGTTTGTTGGAGTCACATAACTAACATCTAAGTATAAAACTTAGCTGTACACTGATGCTATCTCATTCAAGACTGGCTGCTAGAACCAGTTCAGATCAAAAGACTTTAATGCTCACATAGTTCCAGTGACATGCTTTATAGTACAGACTACAGACAATACTATAGTTCCGATAGGCGCACTCACAAACTGCTTGCCCACTTTTTCCTGTCTTTGACTGCCCTGTGCTTACGCATGGGCATCTGGGCGTTAAGACACAAGAGATAAGCAGAGAGGCAGATCAGGCACATCCACTTGCCCCATAAAATAGAATTTTCCTTGCATACTGTGTTTGCAATAAATAATACAGGCTTCACATAAACACTACAGATAGATGATtgccaatatattaattaggaTGTTCGTGATAAAGGACCAACAAACTAATACAGGTTCGTCATATGCACATATGCAATAAAAGCCCATAAAAGTTCATTTAAGGAAAACCCAGACATATGGTCTGAAATTAACAGAAAGGCCAGAAACATTTGCAAAAAGGATGTGAAATCTTCTTTCAAGGTGAAGGGTAACTAGCAATCAACCCTGACAAAATAGTCTGTGGACTTACTAGGTTCAGCCTAAaacttgatttatttatttatttatttatttggttgggggggggggaggcgattggagcagGATTCTCCATTAGAGTTATttgttactctctctctctctctctctctctctctctctctctctctctctctctctcacacacacacacacacacacacacacacaaataaCATGCTCTGCAATTGAGCAGAGTGGTTGAACATATTATGTGAGGGAACTTGAAAATTATtcttaaaaatgcactttttatgaAGTGATTGGTTAAGATTTCAATAGTCAAACTGCAACAAAAACTAACAAGAGATAACAATATAAATAGGAAAGACATTAATGCACTAAAAACATTGGAAGGTCAAAAACAATCATAACTTCTAATGAACACTTTTACACTTAGATACCAAGCAATTAGCATAGCCACAGATATAAGAAAGTAGTTTATATAagaaaacacaaagaaaaatacAGATGTTAGTAAATACAACTAGCGAACAAAATGGTGATAGCCCCTTGAAAGTAGTTAATAATAAACATCCTAACAGaataaacaaacagaaaaaggtgttgactGCAGTTCCTTACAAACCTGAAAACCATTGGACAGTAGTCTTTCCATTTAAAATCTTCTGCATGATGAGGAGGTGTCAGCTGCGACCCTACTTTAGGAAAATTCATCCAAAAGCTAGCTCTAGGACCAAAATCTGATGCACGAACTTCACGCCTTTGTATTGGGGTAATTTTTCCTACAGTATACCTGGGAATTAAAATAAGATATACTGAGTGTCAGTCTTCTGGAAATTTCCAGTAACATAGGCAAGATATCTTGAGGTATATCTTCATATCTTCTGCTTTTAATCAAAAGAAATTGCCAATATATCTTGTAGGACTTCTTAATGATAAACAATACTAGAAAAATTGTGAACTTTTTTAAACATGAGATTGGGATCGTACAAATACTTCTATTTGTGAAGCAAGCACTTGACAAgcatattaatacataaaatcAAACAACCAATCTAAGGATAGAATCAATATAGATAAGCCAACATTCCTCACCAAAATTAGCAACATGAGCACCAAGAAAAACAACAGTGAATTTAAACGTAATGACTTTTGAAAGCTTACAGGCCCATTTAGCCAAGGAAACCTTCtaaagatagtatcatatttaataagCCGATGTCTGTGACTTTCATACTGACGTCTCCATTAATCAGTATCTCATTATCAACAATAATTGAAGTTATGAAGATAAAAGTGATGATAATTATAATGATACTCATGACAATGTTGATCATGAGGATCACAgtgaaaaggggaaaaaaaaaaatcatagtgTCTTCTAATAATCTCCTGCAAGCAAAACTATAAGCAAAATGTTTCCTTGATTGAGGGAAGGCAGGGGGAGTATGTGAATGCTTAAGTAGCACATGGTGACAAATTCAGAAACTGAATATCATGCGGAAGAATTTCATATCATATGATATGATGAGTATCCACGTGATATCAGAATACTACATTAAACTAGATTTCTGTAAGCCCTACATTCCCATTCATTTGTCATCTAAGAAGTTGTAAGAACaacctaaatattaaaattgtaAAACTTAAAGACcatgagaagttgttggagatCCAACAAGACATCTAGAACTGCAATGTATGACTCCTGGAAGTTTGAGTACATTCAAACTGAAAAGATTGAGAAGAATTAAAAAAACTCAATAAATTTAGACACATATTTGTTAAGTTCGATTGTTTGACCTGCTTTCTACAAGTAAATAAATCACACTGATAATATTAATGCATAATCAGTTCTATATTAATGCATTACATGTTtgtttttatgcaatccattagTCATATTATTTCCAAATTCACATCACAGGGCTTACAGTTTGACGTTACTATGTATCACATGTTTGCAACCATTTAGTGAACTGATGCAAAACTATATTATCATAGCATTTGCTCCCAATTTACAAGGACATCTCTGGATCATAGTCATGAAGCATCTTCTTGGGATTGTGGTAAACAGTGGTTAACCCACTCATCATTAAATGTGAATCTCAAACTAAAAGTTATGCAATTATCCACATAAGATTTCACAACCCGAATATTAGTTGCTGCTTTCATCCATCAGAAGATGACCGCAATCCAACCCAACACCACATGAATTTTGACAGGCATCATCGAGACTATTGTAGCCAACTGATAGATGGAAGAAAGTTTGCAAGAACTGTGGCTAAAAAGCAGTACTATCCTCCAAACTTCACCACTAGCTGCCAAAAGCACCTAAAACCAACTCCAATAGGTCTAGAATTAGGATCAGTCAACAATATGGATAACCTTTTAAGCACAAATCAGGGGATAACCTTTTCCATTTGATTTGAACCCAAAATCAAGGTGAGAGATCGTTTCAGCCTCCTTTGCATTTCTATAGAAAATCATATTGGGTCTTCAGATCTTTATCCTAGACAATTACCCTCTTAGTACAGGATCCATCAACATCAAATTGATTTGACCACAACTGTGAACCAGCACGTCTTATTTCTTCACTCTTATATTTGTATCATTTTTTATAGCATTTTTTTAATCCAAttctatattatatttatgtccttatgtttattttattttacattaatatttaattaattaagggCAAGCCTTAGTGCAATGTTAAGATTGCCCTATTGTCACACGGTTGTCACGTGTTTAAAATACAGAAACAGCCTCATCACAccctagggcatacatctaaccatCCCCAAACCCGCACTGGCAGGAGCCTCGTTCATTGGGCCATCCTTTTTTATCAATATTCAATTCATTGTCCAAATTCAATTCATTCTCCAATAAAAATCATTCTCATTCATGGTCAATATCAGCTTCATAACAAAATAAATGATTCCGTTACAATTCAATTCATCTGAAATTATGGAGGCTACATgtgatgtttttgatgatacgtGATAATTGAACCCCATATTGGAATCCTATCTATTGAATCTTTTCTTCTCCAGTTTTCTCAAGACATAGAAATCACGACAACAAACTGAAACAAAATTAAGAATGACATTCCTTTATGTTAGAACAAAACTTTCAGTTTCTTATCTTCGAGGTCATGTTAATTTGCTTTGATTCTTTAGATCAAGTTATGATGCATGTTAATAAAGGAAATTGACCTCGAATACAGGATTTCCAGCTCCAATTTGTTAttgtttcatcaaaaaaaatcagaacatGACTGTAATACAAATAAAAACATGCTATCACTGACTCATCAAGGTGGTAATAACTAATAAGACAATGGTTTTTCAAATTGTGTTTACAAGATGTAGCAGAAACATACCATTAGGAGTAGCGGCTACATGTAAAATGCTTATAACAACAAACGTGCCTTTAACTGATGCATACAGTATTCTTCCTACTTTTTTCTACCATCTTTCCCAttactttaatttttttctttctaaaacATCATCCATGATGTTACATACTCTTTACGCACAAAATGGACATCTTATTCTAGTGTCAAACAAGCACTGAAAATTATTGTGTTTCTCTAGAGAAAGGTCGAAGAAACCGATACTGGGCACCGTACCAGTTCTCCAGTGGGATGACTCGGTACGAGCAGTGTCGGACCTGTGCCAAGAGAGATTATTGGTAccatgggagagagagagaagggggagagaggctgGTGAAGGGTGGCAGAAATAATCGTGGAACTGGCCGCAGCCTCGTCCACCACAGCCACTGCCGCCCTCCCACGGCCCTCCACCGGCGTCCGAAACCGTACCGGTGAGCCACCAGTAGTTTGGTGAGGCTCGAGTCGGCCGAAACGGCTCGAGTCGGCCGAAACGGCTCGAGTCAGCCGGAACGGCCCGGTTCAGGACGGTTCCGCCGACCTTGCTCTAGAGTCTATAGAACATCACCTACTCAaggatcaattttctttttccaagtatgcttctttcttcttcagGCGGGATGCTAGAGTAAGTAATCTGGTGGACAAAGGAACAACTAAGAATTGGTTTATATTTACCTATTATCTGCAATAGCTTTAATTTGTCGCAGTTCACAAATAAAAGTACCACAAAGAGTTCGACAAAATTTAAGCAAATCAAATGTGCAAAATATCATATAACAATGCTCAGTAACCAGCAGAAACCTATCCAATAATCACTTGTGTGTCAGCCCAAGAGGAATTTCGTCAACAAACAATGCAACATACAATCCCTACAATACAAAtggtgagaaagagagaaaaatataaagTAATGCAGAAAGAatgtaaataaataaagaaaaaaaggtgCAGTATTTTAAAACAGGCAAGGTCAGAAGAGAGAATATTGCCTGATTCCAAGCTGCAAACTAAGCATTAGATCATAACTTCTATGGCCCTTAATTATTGTCTCTCCAGGCTGTTTTATGTCTCTTGCCAGTTTTTTTTGACGTCTTTTTGCTTTTTTAGATAACATTGGATAGTCACTGTTGGTTACTATTTCACTGATTAATACACCTTGCACGTATTCCCGCTCCAAGATTGGAACATTTGTATCTACCACCTTCTCATCAttttctaaaacagattctccaGACGTATCATGTCCAATAACTTTTTCAATCGCAACCTCGAGACTCCAGCGCCTTTCCAGAGACACTCTTTGGGAGCAAGATTGCCCAAAACTTACTAGGTTTCCTTTAGGAAGAATACCAGATAAGCCACTACCTGAGTCCTTGGTCTCGCTGACCTTCATGTTTCCCATGTCAATAGAAGAAGAATGAAGGATACGTTGCCCATGGTTTTGCCTTTTCAAATCTAACAACATCCCTCGCGTTCTTAAAGCATTGATATAAAGCTCCTGTACAGCTGGAATTTTGCATCCTTTTGGATAAAATGCTCCTTTTCCATCCTTCAAACCCCTGGTCCATGTTCCAACATAGCAGCCACCGTCATTCCAGGTGTAGACTCCAAATCCATGAATCATGCCATCCAGCCAATTGCCTTCATACTTGTCGCCATTTTTCCAAGTAAGAGTTCCCTTCCCTGACATTTTTCCTCTTTTCATGTTGCCAACATAGATGTTTTCATTGGCCCAGACATACTTACCAGGCCCTTCTACCACTCCCTGAATCCAGGAACCTTCAAAGACATCTCCATTTGGATATGTTTCATATCCCAGGCCATGTTTGAGATTTAACTTCCACCGTCCCTTGTAGGTCAGATTATCTGGGCCAACATATGTGCCAGTACCATGCATGTAACCGCCCGAAAATTCTCCCTCATAAACAGCTCCTGAAGGCCATGTGATCTTCCCATGCCCATGTCTCATCCCTCTTTTCCATTCACCCTCATATATGAAACCATCTGACCAAGTGTATTTTCCTGACCCCTCTGGCATATTGCCCAACAGTGTTCCAGAATACTTATCCCCATTTGGAAGTACAAGCTCACCAACTGGAAAACCAATCTGTGCGGTGGAAGAACGAACATCCTGTCCATTGGCAAAACTGAGCAAGTACTCTTTGTTGCTAACACAACTAGTGTCATGGGACAGCCTAGCACTTCCTGAACAAGAGGACGCTTCCACAGCATCAGCAAGCGCCCCAGGGGCTGACATGCATACTGTCTCAAAGAATTCGTTCCTTGGTAGAATCTAAACTTCGAGCATCCGCACTagtttaaaagaaagaaaagaaatgatatcAAAGACTGCATCACAGTACAccagctaaaagaaaaatgaagcaaTGGTgctatgcatccaaaattaaaattgcatTCTCACAATGATTTCTCAGTTGAGCTCTGAGCagtcaaagaaaattttggTGCAATACATATTGCACCACCCTCTTACAAGTATGATTTTTGTCATTCCTATCACAGTCAAACAACATATTGGTACCCTTTTTTGGTCCAGAATTTCTGTTGTTATTTGATTATATGAAAAGGAGTTATTTGTCAAAGTTCAAAAGTTTATTCCAAAACAGATTGCACCTTCAAGTTTTGGTTTCTTGCAGGGTGGTATAATATTttcttgaaaataaaaattgttCTGTTGCTTAGATACTCACCAGCCACCACAGGTTGGCATTGGCATCAAGCTGAACCACCAAGAAGCCTATGCTATTACAGTAtcttaaaaatatatagatcTTCAAGAATGCTTACACCAACCCCTGATTTACCAGCCCTACTTTTCCATTGGCATGATACAAGCATATAACACTATGAAACTGAAAGAAAGAATCAAATAAACTGTCTATTTTGCTTTTTATGAGCAGATTACTTGCAAGACATACTGCTCAAAATACACTGCTACATTATTATCCTCATACTCACCATTCTTGTCATCAACTAACAAAGGAACCCAAAATTGTTCAAGTTCAGCATCCGTTTGGTCTTCAAGAAACAGCAAGACGGATTTAACTACAAAAACCATACAATATGAAAAAAAGAGGCATAAAAAACATCTGAAAGGGGACTATTAATGAATATCCCGGACGTCTATTTTAGTCCGGGGCAAATGCCAAATTGAAACTCAGCCAATGATTGGTGTCTCCAATAATGAACCAATTCATAGCCATGGTTCAGGAGGAACAAGAAAAATCTACTCTCccagaaaaaaaataacaacaatTTCCCAACAGTGAACTAATAACCGAGGAATCTTGTTTAAATAATTTTAGTCGACTTTATATATGACCAAGAAATCTTGCCAGCTTAACCTCTAAATTTACCCCGTTCCTAAAATCCTCCTAAGAAGCTTTTAAAtaactatataaaaaaaaaaaggaatcacAAGAATACATTCAGATCCATCAATCTCAACTAGAAGACGTCCTCCCGTTCCCATATTCCCCAAGGGTCCGTTAAAGAACAGTCTAAACCTCTCAAGAACCAAGTAAGAATCGTTTTCCCACGCTCCCTCGCATAAGAAAGTCCCAAGAAAACAATGGAATCGAAGTGACAGTTCCTTTACCCCCAGCACACAAAATTTCCAAATCAAAACCCTAGCATCTGCTACAGCAATCACTATCTTCACATCCACAGGCTGACAGAaagacacagagagagagagagagagagacagagagagattaCGATTTCTATCTGCAGCTCTCGATGCGATGGCTCTCGAAGGAGATCACGATGGCTTCGGCTTCGGTCCGGCGAAGGAAGAGAAGCAATTCTTGGAGCGGGGATTTTGAGGGAGCGGGGTGGAGGAAGAAAGCGTGGCTGGGGACTGGGAGAGGGTTCGTTTTTTATTTCATGCCAAGGTAGGGAGGGGAGGGGTTTTTAAGGTTGTTCGGCTCCAAAAAAGTTACCCCAAGctatttaatcccttcgggatCAAGAATGGGTGCATGGTTGTCACGGGCCACCCAATAAGGAATTTCGAATGTGGTGAATTATTACTCTTCCACCCCTTACTCTCGCAAAAACTTTCTGAGGTCCTACAAGCGGCAAAATGTTAAAAAGATTTGATTTAAGCCCTCGTGGCTCGAGCTGAACCTAGCCATTACGCTCATTTATGGTGTAGCTATCATGGTGTTGGGAGTCAGCAACAAAATTCCAAGAAATATTTAGGATGAGCTTGGCATCATCAAATATTTAAATTAAGCACAATTTAAATAATGAGATTAGTTTTGTTTGCATTACTCGCATAATAATATGATTCGAAGAGTCATCATACAAGTCCAACCCATAATTAACATGATACTATCTAGATAAATAATGCATGCCATGTTTATAGGGAACTATCTTGTGTGAATTATTAATATCTCGCATCAAATTATTGTTGCATAGAAACGTGAGCATCTTTTGTTTTGATCTGTATGTCAGCCTATCCTTCTTCCCAACCCTCGATCTCtatttgttaaaatatttgcaggtTCTGTCATATTCGGTACATTTCAGAAGTTATATATACTTGTATATAATATAAAAGAATAATATAGACTGATATAACAtcatgcataaaaaaataatacttaCTGATACAAATTGTTATGTGattcttaaaattattttaacaaaattatactaataaaaaaataatactgaTTGATACaaaattaagctaataaagaaaaataatatgcaCGTTTTTACGGTGATTCCAAAAATATTCTAACATCTtccattctcaaaaaaaaaaaaatcaaaaaaaagaaagagataggaaaaagatCTACAATGATAACTTGGATTTGTGATTCATTTGTTTGTTTCCTGTTTGTGTGTACGTGCAAATACTTTTTTGTCGCGAATGATGGGTCAGGGAGTAGAGAAAAGTTTCCTCTGATGGTTCATGGAGTGCGCATCTTCTCAGAAAACATTATCACCTTATCTCTTGGAATAACAAAACATCAGACCCTTAGAAATAATATCCAAAGTCAAGTGGGTGTTTCATAGAGTTCATGAATACAGCTAATTTGACCGGCCATATACGCATCTAAAAAGTGGAGCAATGAAATTTATATAGACAACTTGGTGCATAGCCTTTTCAATAGTTGTTCTCATCCATCTAAACTTATGATTAACTTATTAATATATCTTTACACGCTCACATCTATCTAAagttatgattaatttattattttgtctTATCTGTATCTTGGCATGCAAAGAAGAACGCTCCAAGGCTAAATGGATTACTAAATATTTGCTTTAACCAAACCCCACATATAAACTACAGAAATTTCATGAATTGCGCAAATATTTATATTGCGCATGGTCAGTCATttgtaaagaaaatttttggtaaTAATTATGGGCCCCTAGTTATAGCTTTTCTCTTTCTTATAAAAAACTCTGGGAAAGCAGCTGACCTGagcattagagagagagagagagcttaatTAAAAAGCTTGACAATGGACTGGAAAAGGTTGTCTGGTTGGGGAATGATCAAAGGTGGATAATATTATACATGTGAAACAGTGAAAGTTACGTTGTAGGCTTTTGCTTCAATAACATTCATGGAACAAGAAGGAGTTCACTCATGTGAAGAATCAGACCTACAAGCTCAGAATATTTAATCAGTTATCCACCTCACGGCGGCATCTAATGAAGTGCTCTCGTCTTGCATTGTTCTTGTTCCAACCATGTTCTATAGTTGCATTGCTTTCTCCTATGCGAGAATCGATACTTGTACACCTTGGCACGTCACGAGGCTGATTCGGTGGTCTCGGAAAGAGTCGGAGACGTTTTGAATAGGACCAAAACCCTACTATTtttaagacttgttttcttagcaagaaagagaagaaagaacaatatgatcaacagaaaaaaaaaaaaaaggcatcttATTTAGTTAGAGTTTCCAAAGAACAAGGATAGAAAAGCAGTATTCTCATAAAAATAGAATTTCTATATAATATAGGACATGAAAAAACTACTTTTCTAACTAAATATAAGCTATTCTGAAATGTGCTACAATttcatgatcaaccaaatatgtcaaaactattttttcagacatcatatttttaaaattcatttttttaaaaaaattattctagTGAGGAAAAATTGTTTCCACAAACCCAATGAGATCTTAAAGATTGGGATTTTTGAGTCCATTAGGTAACAACTAACAAGTAATGTAGAAGGTACCACCACAATGTTTGCCAAGAAAgcggaaaagagaaaaaagtttACGTAAGTCCCTTGTGCATTCTTATCCATATTTCTCAACGCCGCAGAAAGAAACATGGGCAATCATGTTGTTTTAGGATCAGGTTTTTGGTTTTCGATATTAACAGATGCTAAGTTTTTACCAGAACTCTTTATACTCAAATTGAtttagcaagaaaatgaaagaaaagcaaATTAAATCaataaaagaacaag is from Phoenix dactylifera cultivar Barhee BC4 chromosome 18, palm_55x_up_171113_PBpolish2nd_filt_p, whole genome shotgun sequence and encodes:
- the LOC103698868 gene encoding phosphatidylinositol 4-phosphate 5-kinase 9-like isoform X1, encoding MSAPGALADAVEASSCSGSARLSHDTSCVSNKEYLLSFANGQDVRSSTAQIGFPVGELVLPNGDKYSGTLLGNMPEGSGKYTWSDGFIYEGEWKRGMRHGHGKITWPSGAVYEGEFSGGYMHGTGTYVGPDNLTYKGRWKLNLKHGLGYETYPNGDVFEGSWIQGVVEGPGKYVWANENIYVGNMKRGKMSGKGTLTWKNGDKYEGNWLDGMIHGFGVYTWNDGGCYVGTWTRGLKDGKGAFYPKGCKIPAVQELYINALRTRGMLLDLKRQNHGQRILHSSSIDMGNMKVSETKDSGSGLSGILPKGNLVSFGQSCSQRVSLERRWSLEVAIEKVIGHDTSGESVLENDEKVVDTNVPILEREYVQGVLISEIVTNSDYPMLSKKAKRRQKKLARDIKQPGETIIKGHRSYDLMLSLQLGIRYTVGKITPIQRREVRASDFGPRASFWMNFPKVGSQLTPPHHAEDFKWKDYCPMVFRNLREMFKIDAADYMMSICGNAALRELSSPGKSGSVFFLSQDDRFMIKTLRKSEVQVLLQMLPNYFHHVRTYENTLITKFFGLHRVKPSSGQKFRFVVMGNMFCTELRIHRRFDLKGSSLGRSADKIEIDENTTLKDLDLNYCFYLEPSWRDALLKQIEIDSKFLETQHIMDYSLLLGVHYRAPQHLQSRASHHRSVTADRLTVLSVEDVQEDEIFSYPQGLVLVPHGSDENSVVVGPHIRGSRLRASAAGFEEVDLLLPGTARLQIQLGVNMPARAEHSPAEDKTQLHEEVYDVVLYLGIIDILQEYNMTKKIEHAYKSIQFDSLSISVVDPEFYSQRFLRFIQTVFPENP
- the LOC103698868 gene encoding phosphatidylinositol 4-phosphate 5-kinase 9-like isoform X2, which gives rise to MSAPGALADAVEASSCSGSARLSHDTSCVSNKEYLLSFANGQDVRSSTAQIGFPVGELVLPNGDKYSGTLLGNMPEGSGKYTWSDGFIYEGEWKRGMRHGHGKITWPSGAVYEGEFSGGYMHGTGTYVGPDNLTYKGRWKLNLKHGLGYETYPNGDVFEGSWIQGVVEGPGKYVWANENIYVGNMKRGKMSGKGTLTWKNGDKYEGNWLDGMIHGFGVYTWNDGGCYVGTWTRGLKDGKGAFYPKGCKIPAVQELYINALRTRGMLLDLKRQNHGQRILHSSSIDMGNMKVSETKDSGSGLSGILPKGNLVSFGQSCSQRVSLERRWSLEVAIEKVIGHDTSGESVLENDEKVVDTNVPILEREYVQGVLISEIVTNSDYPMLSKKAKRRQKKLARDIKQPGETIIKGHRSYDLMLSLQLGIRYTVGKITPIQRREVRASDFGPRASFWMNFPKVGSQLTPPHHAEDFKWKDYCPMVFRNLREMFKIDAADYMMSICGNAALRELSSPGKSGSVFFLSQDDRFMIKTLRKSEVQMLPNYFHHVRTYENTLITKFFGLHRVKPSSGQKFRFVVMGNMFCTELRIHRRFDLKGSSLGRSADKIEIDENTTLKDLDLNYCFYLEPSWRDALLKQIEIDSKFLETQHIMDYSLLLGVHYRAPQHLQSRASHHRSVTADRLTVLSVEDVQEDEIFSYPQGLVLVPHGSDENSVVVGPHIRGSRLRASAAGFEEVDLLLPGTARLQIQLGVNMPARAEHSPAEDKTQLHEEVYDVVLYLGIIDILQEYNMTKKIEHAYKSIQFDSLSISVVDPEFYSQRFLRFIQTVFPENP